GATGTTTTCTTGCAGGGCGTCATCGCGGGTGTAGCGCTCTGGCCCGGCGGATTGATCGAGTATCGTGTTCACCTCGGCACTGAGTTTATACCGATTCGTCTTGTTGTGATCGGGAACAAGGTGCAGCGTCTTGAGGGCAGAGTTCATTGCCGTCCAGGTGCGGGTATGTGTCAGCAGCGAAACAGACGAGCGGATCAAGGGTGGGAGGCTCTTGATTTTATGGTAAGTCCGTTCTTCAAGAAATTCGTTGTGCCCAGTGTAGATGATGAACAGATCCGGCTGATAGCGGACCAATTCTTCCATCAATTGCGCCACCCGATAGCTGGCATAACTGATCCCTCCGGCATTAATGACTTCCCAATTTTTACTTTGGTCAACTTCTGGAAGCAGTTCTCTCAGCCAGCCGGAAAAAGAGGTTGCGTCATCGTAGGGGCGACCGTAGGTGGTTGAACCGCCGAGAGAGAAAATCCGGTAGGTGTTGGGAGCCTTCTGCTGAGGGAAGCTCTGGCGGTTGAAGTAGTCCTTTTTATTTGGTGCAGTAATCAGAATTGGTTGACCGTCAGCCCCTGTTGCCGAAACAAACAGGGGTGAGGTAGAGGAAAAACCGACAAATGGATCCTCGGTCTGGGACGCTGGTTTCACTCCAAAAACCGCAAGTCCTCCCTCGAGAAGGACAAAAAAGATTAATATCGCGACCACTGGCAAGGCAAACGCTAGCCAAAGAGGGGTGCGTCGCGATGTTTTCATTGGAGAGATTGATCCGGCAGCACCAGATTGTTGTTTTTTTGCCATTTGTTGAAACCTTTTTCGTATATATGAAATCTGTTTTCTCGTGTTTTGGCACCCTGATTTAAAGCTGGAAAACTAGATTATAGACTCAGTTCTTGGAGGTCAAGAAATTGATAAAATTCGATTTCAGGCGGTTGGTAGACCCACTGCAACGTAGAGTTCCATAAAGATTATAAGGGGAAATAAAGGTTGGAACTGAGTATGACAAAAAGCAATACTTTGTAGCTGTGAGAGTGATCTGGGTTGCCTTTAATTATCTGGATTATAAACTTTATCAATAAAATTGGGGCGGACCGTATGGTCCGCCCCTTATTGCATTATGAATTAAAGAAAGCTTTTAACTCATTTCAGATCGTTTTTACAAAGGACCACCATTTTGAATCATGTGATCTTTTGCGCCAGGCACGTCGCCGTGGCAACCGATGCAGGGCTTGGCCCATTGCGAAGGCTGAACGGTGTCACTCGTTGCCATGTAGTTTTTGCTGGTGCTGTTGTGGCAGACCGCGCAGTTGGTCAGAGCCGACGGATAGGTGATCTCCGTCCAATCACGATTATTGAGATCGCCATTTAGGGTAGCGCTGTGAACCGCATGTACGCGATTTGCAATGGTATCAGCATGGTTGCCCGATTGATCATGACAGGCTAGGCAGCCGTCGGTGCCGAAATAGGCACGGTGAGCTGTCGAGGTCCAGTCATTCAGATCGTGGCACTTATTGCAGCCATCGCCCGCAACTCTGGGCTGCACGGTTGCGGTACCAACCTGGAAGTTAATCAGCTGCCAACCGTCAAGGTTGTAACCGCCATAGCTGGTCGGGATGTTACGGCTCGACGGATCAGTGACGTAAACCATGGCCATGTAGGTACCCGCTTCAAGAGTGCTGGGGATGGCCTGCAGCGTGTACTTGAGGTCAGTGGCGTCAACCGTGACGTTGGCGTCGGTGGTATCCAGCAAGTTGACACCCTGGGTCGGGGCCGTGGCTGGATCATAGGCCGGGTCGGTGGACGAACCGGGGGTCAGGATCGGCAGAGCCTTAGACCGCGGACCGTAGACATACAGTTTGGCCGCAGTGAAGTCAGCCGTAGACATTGCAACGCCGCCTTTAGTGGCGGTCACAGTAACAACCGGAACATCGCCCGCGAGGAATTCACCAGAAGCACCAGTCGCACCAGCAAGGGTAATGGCCGAGGTGTAGACAGGTGTGATGGAGACGGTCGGAGCGTTTTTCAACGTGGTGACGGTATGAGCCGATATGATGGCCGCGGAGGGGTGACATCCGGCACAAACGTTGAAGCCGCCAGCCGTATCTGCGTAGTTGCCGGTCGGAGCCGAAGCGTAGTTCGCTGTATCGTGGGTCATAGTGCCGTCGGCATTGATGACGTTGCCGCTGTGGCAGGACGCGCAGGCCTCACCAGACGGGTTGGTGTTCCAAGCAGTGCTCATGTTGTCGTCGCCGTTGTGGCACTTGGCGCAGTTCTTGATATTTTCCGGGTAAGTAACATCTGGGGTCGCATTGAAGGCCCAGACGTTGTTTGAATGGATCTGGTGAACAAATTTGGACAGCCACATGCCGTCTCTGGTGATGTCCTGGCCATAGGAATTGGTGACACCGCCTTCGAGCAAACCTGTTCCATCGGCACTGGCGCTATGCGGCCAGTTGCTGATCGGTGAGTGGCAGGTGTTGCACACGCGGGTATCGGGATAGCTGCTGGCATGGGCGGCATTCTGCATGTTGTCGGAGTGACACTGCTTGCAGCCTGAAACCGGTGCAAGGACCCGATCCGGGAGTACGGTTGTAATAGCGTCAGCGGTTCCGATAGCTCCCGAGTCGGCAACGGTGAAGTCTTGAACAGCGACGGTGCCGGCATAGTGACTAGTGCTATCAGCCCCAACTTTAATGACGACACGCTGGGTATCGCCGTAGATGCTGAACTCTGGTGCGACGGTTGCGAGAGACTCTGCTGCGAGAGGATCGCCGCCGTGGCTCGTACCTGCCAGCGCCGCAGTGAAGGTGCCGTCGGTGTAGGGGGTGCCGAAGGTGTAGGTGTAAGTCCCGGCAGTGGCACCAGCGGTAAGAGTGCCTACGACTTTCCCAGTACCTTCATAGGCCCAGCGCTCAAGGTAAGCGGTTGGCCAGGTGCCGGAAACAGTTGTATTTGTTCCTGCAGGGACGATATCTGCCAGGTAGAAATTGGCGGCTTTCGTATCGAGACCGGTGACGCCTTGGGTCCCGTTCATGGCAGTAAAATCGACTTCAACAAACTTGTTGGTACCGGTGGTAACGGTGCGAACATCGTCAACGGTCACGGTCAGCGGGGCATCCGTGGTATGGATAGCACCGATGTCAGCGATGGCTCCTGCAGAGTGGCAGACAGCACAAGATTCATTGGTTTGGGTTACCGGGCCCGCAGGGCCGGTCGCACCAGGGGCACCAGGGGCACCAGCAGCACCATTGCTGCCATCACTGGCGCAGCCGGACAATCCGGCGACCAGTGCAATCAGACCGAGCAACAACATTAATTTCAACTTCTTCATTCGTCTACTCCTTTGGTTGTGTTTGAGCTGACCTGTCATCCCCTCCGGATGACACTCTAATAACGTACTTTTGTTCTTAAACAAGTTTTTCTTTTGTCATGTTTTGCCAGGGGACAGTCACTAATTTGCTCCCGT
Above is a genomic segment from Geopsychrobacter electrodiphilus DSM 16401 containing:
- a CDS encoding multiheme c-type cytochrome; the encoded protein is MKKLKLMLLLGLIALVAGLSGCASDGSNGAAGAPGAPGATGPAGPVTQTNESCAVCHSAGAIADIGAIHTTDAPLTVTVDDVRTVTTGTNKFVEVDFTAMNGTQGVTGLDTKAANFYLADIVPAGTNTTVSGTWPTAYLERWAYEGTGKVVGTLTAGATAGTYTYTFGTPYTDGTFTAALAGTSHGGDPLAAESLATVAPEFSIYGDTQRVVIKVGADSTSHYAGTVAVQDFTVADSGAIGTADAITTVLPDRVLAPVSGCKQCHSDNMQNAAHASSYPDTRVCNTCHSPISNWPHSASADGTGLLEGGVTNSYGQDITRDGMWLSKFVHQIHSNNVWAFNATPDVTYPENIKNCAKCHNGDDNMSTAWNTNPSGEACASCHSGNVINADGTMTHDTANYASAPTGNYADTAGGFNVCAGCHPSAAIISAHTVTTLKNAPTVSITPVYTSAITLAGATGASGEFLAGDVPVVTVTATKGGVAMSTADFTAAKLYVYGPRSKALPILTPGSSTDPAYDPATAPTQGVNLLDTTDANVTVDATDLKYTLQAIPSTLEAGTYMAMVYVTDPSSRNIPTSYGGYNLDGWQLINFQVGTATVQPRVAGDGCNKCHDLNDWTSTAHRAYFGTDGCLACHDQSGNHADTIANRVHAVHSATLNGDLNNRDWTEITYPSALTNCAVCHNSTSKNYMATSDTVQPSQWAKPCIGCHGDVPGAKDHMIQNGGPL